In Brachypodium distachyon strain Bd21 chromosome 2, Brachypodium_distachyon_v3.0, whole genome shotgun sequence, one genomic interval encodes:
- the LOC100824784 gene encoding uncharacterized protein LOC100824784: MLSARSLRKATIPPSLLSDPSPGCLRPTRLAVHVNGAGDTCSVYFASGCRVYKIEISMEGEMLSRGKESLLIPINAQVISSSIVDRCPHRSEIQSVVLAEGEGDSCLILGTVDSYGHLIVSRLDTVADDIDRASYSVPPRDSGVGEGSWAGLCFGPTQQSTVAVARELCKSIDVYDQDIHLRSLRTLWYPSSVTFIQKFPQGSESSSMLGIAEGSQLSLWDLRMNHNGGCVQRISGPVGGTIYSICSSPSGLIATGGTDRAVTIYDPRRWSALSRWVGCSKYEITGISFSSVDQSFIYVQGVDYEITCGLWRESKRAFSFRGDSNWLGFSKCANTDVVAGWCESGSIFIADAQDHLSVDW, from the exons GTTAATGGCGCTGGCGACACCTGTTCCGTGTACTTCGCCTCCGGCTGCCGCGTCTACAAGATCGAG ATATCCATGGAAGGAGAGATGCTGTCCAGAGGAAAAGAGAGCCTTTTAATTCCTATCAATGCACAG GTCATAAGCTCGTCAATTGTGGACCGTTGCCCACATCGTTCAGAGATTCAGAGTGTAGTTCTGGCAGAGGGTGAAG GTGATAGCTGCTTGATTCTGGGAACTGTTGACTCTTATGGCCACCTCATTGTATCTCGTTTGGACACTGTGGCTGATG ACATTGACAGGGCATCCTATTCAGTACCACCTCGTGATTCTGGTGTCGGAGAGGGAAGTTGGGCTGGGTTGTGTTTTGGTCCAACACAGCAATCCACG GTAGCTGTTGCTCGTGAATTGTGCAAGAGTATTGATGTCTATGATCAAGACATTCATCTTCGTAGTTTACGTAC GTTATGGTATCCATCTTCAGTTACCTTTATTCAAAAATTTCCTCAAGGGAGCGAAAGTAGTTCAATGTTGGGAATTGCTGAGGGTTCTCAG CTGAGCCTATGGGACTTGAGAATGAATCACAATGGTGGATGCGTACAGCGCATTTCTGGTCCCGTTGGAGGTACCATATATTCTATCTGTAGTTCTCCTTCAGGACTGATTGCTACCGGTGGAACTGATCGTGCTGTCACTATCTATGATCCTCGCAG GTGGTCGGCCTTATCAAGATGGGTGGGCTGCTCCAAGTATGAG ATTACAGGcatttcattttcttcagTTGACCAATCTTTCATATACGTCCAAGGTGTTGATTATGAG ATTACTTGTGGGCTTTGGAGGGAAAGTAAGCGAGCATTCTCATTTCGGGGGGATTCAAACTGGCTTGGATTTTCAAAG TGTGCGAATACTGATGTAGTAGCTGGGTGGTGCGAATCTGGAAGTATCTTCATTGCTGATGCCCAGGATCATCTCTCGGTGGATTGGTAA
- the LOC100825393 gene encoding bZIP transcription factor 12 isoform X2, translating into MASSRVMASSSSPSHTASDLSRFATAAAGRPGGSGLGSMNVEELLRGIYGDIPTPAPADRPMSPVRPAQETAARRTADEVWKEITGGGSGEEEEVEVAPAGPAAAAVVPGAVGGASEMTLEDFLARESAAKEDAVRVSGPSAPLEEQVAMGFLNGPDGARGGGGGRGRKRQQMDPMDRAAMQRQKRMIKNRESAARSRERKQAYIAELESLVSQLEEENAHLSREQEEQNEKRLKELKGKVTPVIIAKTSSQDLRRTNSMEW; encoded by the exons ATGGCTTCGTCGAGGGTGATggcatcgtcgtcgtctccgtcgCACACGGCCTCGGATCTCTCGCGCTTcgcgacggccgccgccggcaggcccgGTGGCAGCGGGCTCGGGTCCATGAACGTGGAGGAGCTCCTCCGCGGCATCTACGGCGACATCCCcacgccggcgcccgccgACCGGCCGATGTCGCCCGTACGCCCGGCGCAGGAGACCGCCGCGCGGCGGACCGCGGATGAGGTGTGGAAGGAGATCACCGGCGGTGGTagtggggaggaggaggaggtggaggtagCCCCCGCgggcccggccgccgccgccgtcgtccctGGCGCGGTAGGCGGGGCCTCGGAGATGACGCTGGAGGACTTCCTGGCGAGGGAGAGCGCGGCCAAGGAGGATGCCGTTCGGGTTTCCGGCCCTTCCGCGCCGTTGGAGGAGCAGGTGGCCATGGGGTTTCTCAACGGGCCAGATGGtgcgcggggtggcggcggcgggagggggaggaagaggcaACAGATGGATCCCATGGACCGTGCAGCGATGCAACGGCAGAAGCGGATGATCAAAAACCGCGAGTCGGCGGCAAGGTCACGAGAGAGAAAGCAG gcCTATATAGCTGAGCTCGAGTCGTTGGTCTCACAGCTCGAAGAGGAGAATGCCCACCTGTCGAGAGAACAG GAGGAGCAAAACGAGAAACGGCTCAAAGAG CTCAAGGGAAAGGTGACTCCAGTCATCATTGCTAAAACGTCATCACAAGATCTTAGAAGAACAAACTCAATGGAGTGGTAG